In one Musa acuminata AAA Group cultivar baxijiao chromosome BXJ2-5, Cavendish_Baxijiao_AAA, whole genome shotgun sequence genomic region, the following are encoded:
- the LOC103985378 gene encoding ASC1-like protein 1 has product MDVIEAFRSMSWEQESYPAYEDFLALPFFALFFPTIRFFLDRFVFEKLAMRLIPQTVPKDFGAENERRRKINKFKESAWKCVYFLSGELLALSVTYNEPWFTSTRYFWVGPGDQVWPDQKIKLKLKAVYMYVAGFYTYSIFALIFWETRRSDFGVSMSHHVATAILIALSYIFRFARVGSIVLAIHDASDVFLEVGKMSKYSGSEWLANASFLLFVASWVLLRLTYYPFWILRSTSYEVLLTLDKAKHKFEGPIYYYVFNTLLFSLLVLHIYWWVLIYRMLVKQIQSRGHVGDDVRSDSEGEEGHED; this is encoded by the exons ATGGACGTAATAGAAGCCTTCCGATCGATGAGTTGGGAGCAGGAGTCGTACCCCGCGTACGAGGACTTCCTGGCGCTGCCCTTCTTCGCTCTGTTCTTCCCCACAATCAGATTCTTCCTGGATAGGTTCGTCTTCGAG AAATTGGCTATGCGACTTATACCTCAAACGGTGCCTAAAGATTTCGGTGCTGAAAATGAAAGGAGAAGAAAGATCAACAAATTTAAGGAATCAGCATGGAAATGTGTTTATTTTCTTTCAGGAGAGCTGCTGGCTCTGTCTGTCACATACAATGAACCATGGTTCACGAGTACTAGGTATTTTTGGGTAGGACCAGGAGATCAAGTGTGGCCTGATCAGAAAATAAA GTTGAAACTTAAGGCTGTTTACATGTATGTTGCTGGTTTCTACACATATTCTATATTTGCCCTTATATTCTGGGAAACGAGACGGTCCGACTTTGGAGTGTCAATGTCTCATCATGTAGCAACTGCGATTCTCATTGCGCTGTCTTACATATTCAG GTTCGCTCGTGTTGGTTCAATTGTTTTAGCCATACATGATGCAAGTGATGTGTTTCTGGAAGTAGGGAAGATGTCTAAGTATAGCGGTTCTGAATGGCTTGCTAATGCTTCATTTCTTCTGTTTGTTGCATCATGGGTCTTACTTCGTCTTACATACTACCCATTCTGGATACTCCGAAGTACGAG TTACGAAGTCCTCTTGACTTTGGACAAGGCAAAGCACAAATTTGAAGGACCTATATATTATTATGTGTTCAACACCCTTCTATTCTCGCTGCTTGTTCTTCACATCTATTGGTGGGTATTGATCTATCGGATGCTTGTAAAACAAATCCAGTCTAGAGGCCATGTTGGGGACGATGTTCGATCTG ATTCTGAAGGTGAAGAGGGACACGAAGATTGA
- the LOC135611870 gene encoding uncharacterized protein LOC135611870 has protein sequence MESGGPREDDFSGRFQGNGIRPIQGMESVVATVSGYHGTERFKLIKLIAQTGASYTGAMTKSTTHLVCWQFEGKKYDMARRTGAHIISHRWFEDCLKERKRLPEDPYAAQSGQETGPITWEMPAALDTSGKGKTIISAERCMLSDNFSALNCRNIVEIDASYLDWSDSQLLHKCRESSTFPKVCSSSKKRNLFDAPQDVTCKPTRRSNRLKKKAYCNLLNYVSLGQKQGTSVKKFSSQVEIIDLDSTCENTSRRRLGSSSQGKTTDFMLSDHEGSGIEGLEQDGVEELRNDNILSDNGIFSDNENFECIGKMLGSSENARNDNEHHKEGENLYEAGAYKQAELSCVICWTEFSTTRAVLPCGHRFCYSCIQGWVDCLASRGKISSCPLCKSSFTSMRKMDTSTDQKIYSQTIPSESSNTDIIMVSNNGNDSARSSMPMDPVCSECHNREPEDLLLCCRICQSQWVHSYCLDPPVSPWTCIHCRDLRTLYQRFR, from the exons ATGGAATCCGGCGGACCCCGAGAAGACGATTTTTCCGGTCGATTCCAAG GTAATGGGATTCGGCCGATTCAAGGTATGGAATCGGTTGTCGCCACAGTCAGTGGATACCACGGAACGGAGCGGTTTAAGCTCATCAAGCTTATAGCCCAAACTGGAGCTAGTTACACCGGAGCTATGACGAAATCAACTACACATCTG GTGTGTTGGCAGTTCGAAGGTAAGAAGTATGACATGGCGAGAAGAACTGGAGCACATATAATTAGTCACCGTTGGTTTGAGGATTGCTTAAAGGAAAGGAAGCGGCTTCCTGAAGATCCCTATGCCGCACAGAG TGGACAAGAAACTGGACCCATAACTTGGGAAATGCCTGCCGCTTTGGATACTTCTGGAAAAGGAAAAACCATCATATCCGCAGAACGATGCATGTTATCTGATAATTTCAGTGCATTGAATTGCAGAAACATAGTAGAAATTGATGCAAGTTATCTGGATTGGTCTGACTCACAATTATTACACAAA TGTAGGGAGTCTAGTACATTCCCAAAAGTGTGCTCATCAAGCAAGAAGAGAAACCTGTTTGATGCTCCTCAAGATGTTACTTGTAAACCAACTCGAAGAAGTAATCGCCTTAAGAAGAAAGCATACtgtaatcttttgaattatgtgaGTTTGGGCCAGAAGCAAGGAACTTCTGTAAAGAAATTTAGCAGTCAGGTTGAAATCATTGATCTTGATTCAACCTGTGAAAATACTTCGAGAAGGAGGCTTGGATCGTCATCTCAAGGAAAAACTACGGACTTTATGCTTTCTGATCATGAGGGAAGTGGAATAGAAGGGCTTGAACAGGATGGTGTAGAAGAGCTTAGGAATGACAATATTCTATCTGACAATGGAATATTTTCAGATAATGAGAACTTTGAATGTATAGGTAAAATGCTTGGTTCTTCAGAAAATGCAAGGAATGATAATGAACACCATAAAGAAGGTGAAAATCTTTATGAAGCAGGTGCCTACAAACAAGCAGAATTATCGTGTGTTATATGCTGGACAGAGTTTAGCACGACAAGGGCTGTTTTACCTTGTGGGCATCGCTTCTGCTACTCCTGCATTCAAGGATGGGTTGACTGTTTG GCTTCAAGAGGCAAGATTTCGTCATGCCCTCTATGCAAGTCCAGTTTTACAAGCATGAGAAAGATGGACACCTCTACTGATCAGAAGATATATTCTCAAACCATCCCATCTGAATCTTCGAACACAGACATTATTATGGTCTCCAACAATGGAAATGACAGTGCCAGATCCTCA ATGCCCATGGATCCTGTTTGTTCTGAATGCCACAACCGTGAACCAGAAGATCTTCTTCTTTGCTGCCGCATCTGCCAATCTCAGTGGGTACACTCTTACTGCTTGGACCCTCCAGTGTCTCCATGGACCTGCATCCACTGCAGGGATCTCCGAACACTTTATCAGCGTTTCCGCTGA
- the LOC135612946 gene encoding uncharacterized protein LOC135612946 — MESTAIPLEATDDQSTSVDAMFSRRRFCCCCIWSAPRSSSSSSSESWQRIHAGGGGGGAGDDRRWWRRVVGAVMKVREWSELVAGPRWKTFIRRFNRNRHSGGGGGSWRMGSAKFQYDPLSYALNFDEGHGGSPEGDYAGYRDFSARFAAPPASA; from the coding sequence ATGGAGTCGACGGCGATCCCTCTGGAGGCCACCGACGACCAATCGACCTCCGTGGACGCGATGTTCTCCCGCCGacgcttctgctgctgctgcatctGGTCCGCgccccgctcctcctcctcctcctcatctgagTCGTGGCAGCGGATCCACGCtggcggcggcggaggtggcgCGGGAGACGACCGCCGGTGGTGGAGACGGGTGGTGGGGGCGGTGATGAAGGTGCGGGAGTGGTCGGAGCTGGTGGCGGGTCCGCGGTGGAAGACCTTCATCCGCCGCTTCAACCGCAACCGGCacagcggtggcggcggcggaagcTGGAGGATGGGGTCGGCGAAGTTCCAGTACGACCCCCTCAGCTACGCCCTCAACTTCGACGAGGGCCACGGCGGGAGCCCAGAAGGGGACTACGCGGGCTACCGCGACTTCTCCGCCCGGTTCGCCGCCCCGCCGGCATCGGCCTAA